A window of Metabacillus sp. B2-18 contains these coding sequences:
- a CDS encoding UDP-glucose dehydrogenase family protein produces the protein MQIAVVGTGYVGLVTGVCLSDIGHNVTCVDIDESKVERMKQGISPIFEPGLEELMVKNYEAGRLNFTTKHAEAFNDAQVVYIAVGTPQREDGTADLRFIEQVAKDIAQNLQNDAVVVTKSTVPVGTNEKVKRIILEYLTKDVNVEVVSNPEFLREGSAVSDTFNGDRIVIGADSEQAAAIIEEVNKPFGIPIYKTDIRSAEMIKYASNAFLATKISFINEISNLCEKLGANVSDVAKGMGMDDRIGNKFLQAGIGYGGSCFPKDTNALVQIASFVEHEFNLLKSVIQVNNEQQRLLLKKAKERFGSLEGKTVALLGLAFKPNTDDMREAASITLAHELVQEGAKVVGYDPIAMDNAKNLLPAETIYTNSAEEAVKMADVVFIVTEWDEIKNIKFVDYVNWLEVPVIFDGRNCYDLEEAAKYKVEYHSIGRKSINNLS, from the coding sequence ATGCAAATTGCGGTAGTAGGAACAGGCTATGTAGGGCTTGTTACCGGCGTATGCCTATCCGATATCGGCCATAACGTCACATGTGTAGACATTGACGAATCAAAAGTAGAACGAATGAAACAAGGCATCTCGCCAATTTTTGAACCAGGCTTAGAAGAGCTTATGGTAAAAAACTATGAAGCGGGCCGTCTGAACTTTACAACAAAGCACGCGGAAGCTTTCAATGACGCACAAGTAGTTTATATTGCGGTAGGAACTCCTCAGCGTGAAGATGGTACGGCAGATCTGCGCTTCATTGAGCAGGTGGCAAAAGATATTGCCCAGAACCTACAAAATGATGCAGTTGTTGTTACAAAGAGCACAGTACCAGTTGGAACTAATGAAAAGGTGAAGAGAATTATCCTTGAGTACTTAACGAAAGACGTAAACGTTGAGGTAGTCTCTAACCCAGAATTCCTTCGTGAGGGCTCTGCCGTGTCGGATACGTTTAATGGTGACCGTATTGTTATTGGAGCAGACTCAGAGCAAGCAGCAGCTATTATAGAAGAAGTAAACAAGCCATTTGGTATTCCTATCTATAAAACAGATATCCGCAGTGCTGAAATGATCAAGTATGCATCAAACGCATTCCTTGCTACAAAGATCAGTTTCATTAACGAAATTTCAAACCTTTGTGAAAAATTAGGCGCAAATGTAAGTGATGTTGCAAAAGGTATGGGAATGGACGATAGAATTGGGAATAAATTCTTGCAGGCAGGAATAGGCTATGGAGGGTCATGTTTTCCGAAGGATACAAACGCGCTTGTCCAAATCGCAAGCTTCGTTGAGCATGAGTTTAATTTATTAAAATCTGTAATCCAGGTTAACAACGAACAACAGCGTTTACTCCTTAAGAAAGCAAAGGAACGTTTTGGTTCACTGGAAGGCAAAACAGTTGCATTACTTGGTCTTGCATTTAAACCAAACACAGATGATATGCGTGAAGCAGCTTCAATCACTTTAGCTCATGAACTAGTGCAGGAAGGGGCTAAAGTCGTAGGCTACGATCCAATCGCCATGGATAATGCGAAGAACCTACTACCAGCAGAAACGATCTACACAAATTCAGCAGAAGAAGCTGTGAAGATGGCAGATGTTGTTTTCATCGTGACCGAGTGGGATGAAATCAAAAACATCAAATTTGTCGATTATGTGAACTGGTTAGAGGTTCCGGTTATTTTTGATGGACGAAACTGCTATGATTTAGAAGAAGCGGCAAAATATAAGGTAGAATATCACTCAATTGGAAGAAAATCCATTAATAATTTATCTTAA
- the galU gene encoding UTP--glucose-1-phosphate uridylyltransferase GalU produces the protein MKVRKAIIPAAGLGTRFLPATKAQPKEMLPIVDKPTIQYIIEEAVASGIEDIMIVSGRGKRAIEDHFDKSYELEETLAKKGKDKVLAEVQEISNLANIHYIRQKEPKGLGHAINCASRFIGNEPFAVLLGDDIVKSDVPCTKQLIDMYEKYECSVVGVQPVPDEDVSKYGIIAPKQDQQKPGVITVDSLVEKPAKEDAPSNYAIMGRYILTPDIFNILDDLPAGAGGEIQLTDALKILNDIQSVVAYPFTGVRYDVGDKFGFIKASVDFALQRDDLKDQVYEYLKEVVSKDNGGQ, from the coding sequence ATGAAAGTACGTAAGGCGATTATCCCTGCAGCAGGGTTAGGAACAAGATTTTTACCAGCAACAAAAGCACAACCAAAGGAAATGCTACCAATCGTAGATAAGCCAACAATTCAATATATTATTGAAGAAGCAGTTGCATCAGGTATTGAAGACATCATGATCGTTAGCGGCCGTGGTAAGCGCGCAATCGAAGATCATTTTGATAAATCATATGAGTTAGAGGAAACACTAGCTAAAAAGGGTAAAGACAAGGTTCTTGCGGAAGTTCAAGAGATTTCAAACCTTGCAAACATCCACTACATCCGTCAAAAAGAGCCAAAAGGTCTTGGTCATGCAATCAACTGTGCAAGCCGTTTTATCGGAAACGAGCCTTTTGCCGTGCTTTTAGGGGATGATATTGTAAAATCAGATGTTCCTTGTACAAAGCAATTAATTGATATGTACGAAAAATATGAGTGCTCTGTTGTGGGTGTACAGCCTGTACCTGATGAAGATGTATCGAAATACGGGATCATCGCTCCTAAGCAGGACCAGCAAAAGCCAGGAGTGATTACAGTCGACTCTTTAGTAGAAAAGCCTGCTAAGGAAGATGCACCATCAAACTATGCCATCATGGGTCGTTACATCTTAACTCCAGACATCTTTAACATTTTAGATGATCTACCAGCAGGAGCTGGCGGAGAAATTCAATTAACAGACGCATTAAAAATCTTAAACGACATTCAATCAGTTGTAGCGTACCCATTCACAGGTGTTCGCTATGATGTAGGAGATAAATTCGGCTTTATTAAAGCATCTGTTGACTTCGCTCTACAACGCGATGATTTAAAGGATCAAGTATATGAGTACTTAAAAGAGGTAGTCAGCAAAGATAATGGAGGTCAATAA
- a CDS encoding histidinol-phosphatase: MKFDLHTHHERCGHALGTIEDYVKQAIDYGLNYIGISDHTPYFHSDEDQLYPGIAMAKSDLVNYVEEVLHLKEKYQDKIHVLLGMESDFFPDHFNIYREQLLKHPFDYIIGSIHYVHDVNIFKKGRWEGLTSQEQVEVKDEYYRLIQQSAKSGFFQVLGHIDAMKGYYPEFSAIETKMIDSTLEVIGQEDVAIEINTSGKTKYCGGWYPSDEILERALHYNVKVTFGSDAHKPERICDEFELVQKRLKEIGFKEWAYFVGKKRFLTSL; encoded by the coding sequence ATGAAATTTGATTTACATACACATCACGAGCGCTGCGGACATGCACTTGGAACAATAGAGGATTATGTGAAGCAGGCGATTGATTATGGCTTGAATTATATTGGGATTTCTGATCACACTCCGTATTTTCACAGTGACGAGGATCAGCTGTACCCAGGTATTGCAATGGCGAAAAGTGATCTTGTCAATTATGTAGAGGAAGTTCTTCATTTAAAAGAAAAATATCAAGATAAAATTCATGTGCTACTAGGGATGGAAAGTGATTTTTTTCCGGATCATTTCAACATTTATCGTGAACAGCTCCTTAAGCATCCGTTTGATTACATAATCGGTTCCATTCACTATGTACACGATGTGAATATTTTTAAAAAAGGTCGCTGGGAAGGGTTAACGTCGCAGGAGCAGGTTGAGGTAAAGGATGAGTATTATCGACTCATTCAGCAGTCAGCTAAAAGCGGCTTCTTTCAGGTTTTAGGTCATATTGACGCGATGAAAGGCTATTATCCTGAGTTTTCTGCGATCGAAACAAAGATGATTGATTCAACTTTAGAAGTTATCGGTCAAGAGGATGTGGCGATTGAAATCAACACGTCGGGGAAAACAAAGTATTGTGGTGGCTGGTATCCGTCTGATGAAATTTTAGAAAGAGCCCTACATTATAATGTGAAAGTAACATTCGGTTCCGACGCTCACAAGCCTGAGCGAATTTGCGATGAGTTTGAGCTTGTTCAAAAAAGACTGAAAGAAATTGGCTTTAAAGAGTGGGCTTATTTTGTGGGGAAAAAGCGATTTTTAACAAGCTTATAA
- a CDS encoding glycosyltransferase, protein MKHILVYFPYELQKNPKSGSGVRPKRIVEAFKQYCEEENHELVVISGTTSERQAAIEHYHARNDYHNALFCYMENSTMPYWFTDPDRKPKNVKLDSGFWNTLKQHNIPISLFYRDVYWKFDDMYVPPKGIKFLRYLMRQVYKQELKTYQKYVDLLYLPSLEMNKYVGWQGEVSELPPGMEKVEKRNNIPLKLEKPYQAVFVGGISDQVGMLMLLEAFKVLNENDHVINLELVCRENEYTKYQEMHKYEQYNWLKVSHLSGDQLIEIYDRSHLALIPREKNAYHDFAVPVKLFEYLSHHLPVAATDCDAQARLLKEEGFGVVSTVDAAEYGKAILDLLQPDTYNQTKQNIELKAWENHSWYARVRKVANDMLRIKEGRS, encoded by the coding sequence ATGAAGCACATTCTCGTGTACTTTCCATATGAACTGCAAAAAAATCCGAAAAGCGGATCAGGTGTAAGGCCAAAACGAATTGTTGAAGCATTTAAGCAATATTGTGAAGAAGAAAACCATGAGTTAGTTGTGATCTCAGGGACAACGTCAGAAAGACAAGCTGCAATCGAACATTATCATGCGCGTAACGATTACCATAATGCCCTTTTCTGTTACATGGAAAACAGCACAATGCCATACTGGTTCACGGATCCGGATCGTAAGCCTAAGAACGTAAAGCTAGACAGCGGTTTCTGGAATACATTGAAGCAGCACAATATTCCGATCAGCTTGTTTTACCGAGATGTGTATTGGAAGTTCGATGATATGTATGTACCGCCAAAAGGAATTAAGTTTCTACGCTACTTAATGAGACAAGTTTATAAGCAGGAGTTAAAAACATATCAGAAATACGTTGACCTTTTATATCTCCCTTCATTAGAAATGAACAAATATGTGGGCTGGCAGGGTGAAGTAAGTGAGCTGCCTCCTGGAATGGAGAAAGTAGAAAAAAGAAACAACATTCCATTAAAGCTAGAAAAGCCATACCAAGCAGTTTTCGTCGGTGGAATTAGTGATCAAGTTGGGATGCTAATGCTTCTTGAAGCATTTAAAGTGCTAAACGAAAATGATCATGTGATTAATCTTGAATTAGTCTGCCGTGAAAATGAGTACACTAAATATCAAGAAATGCATAAGTACGAACAATATAATTGGTTAAAGGTGAGTCATTTATCAGGAGACCAACTAATCGAAATATACGACCGGTCCCACTTGGCGTTAATTCCAAGGGAGAAAAATGCCTACCATGATTTCGCGGTTCCTGTTAAATTGTTCGAATACCTTTCACACCACCTGCCTGTTGCGGCAACAGATTGTGATGCTCAAGCAAGGCTTTTAAAGGAAGAAGGCTTCGGCGTTGTGTCAACAGTGGATGCGGCTGAATACGGAAAGGCAATTCTCGACCTTTTGCAGCCTGACACATACAATCAAACAAAGCAAAACATCGAGCTAAAAGCTTGGGAAAACCATAGCTGGTATGCAAGAGTTCGCAAAGTGGCAAACGATATGTTGCGCATAAAAGAAGGGAGGAGCTAA
- a CDS encoding SGNH/GDSL hydrolase family protein, which yields MKRFTVVLTLLICVAGIIVGNLHWNNKISAKTGKFTNQKTEVEVVEKKPVEEEEPEFLEASKHLPKELQEKIKKSTASNEAINLIIFGSVESDDTWSEKIKNEILEHYGEKVFNISIVSTGDKTTLDIINDKTYEELNSKADVILFEPPMLKDNGVVGIDNTLENVQTIIDSWKEANNELILMVQPPNPIYGATYYPQEVTQLKDYIESKDIVYLNHWENWPDLNDIKMKEYITANGSPNDNGNKVWADYLINYFIATN from the coding sequence TTGAAACGATTCACAGTTGTTCTTACGCTTTTAATTTGTGTTGCTGGAATCATTGTAGGAAACCTACATTGGAATAATAAAATCTCCGCTAAAACAGGAAAATTCACAAATCAAAAAACGGAGGTAGAAGTGGTTGAAAAAAAACCAGTTGAGGAGGAGGAACCTGAGTTTCTCGAAGCCTCTAAGCATCTACCAAAGGAATTACAAGAAAAAATAAAGAAATCAACTGCTTCTAATGAAGCAATCAACCTTATTATTTTTGGTTCAGTTGAATCAGATGATACATGGTCTGAAAAAATTAAAAATGAAATTTTGGAACATTATGGTGAAAAGGTCTTTAATATCTCGATCGTTTCAACTGGTGATAAAACGACTTTAGATATAATAAATGATAAGACATATGAAGAACTGAACTCTAAAGCTGACGTTATCCTATTTGAACCTCCGATGTTAAAGGATAATGGAGTTGTTGGTATTGATAACACGTTAGAAAATGTTCAAACGATCATTGATTCATGGAAAGAAGCAAACAATGAGCTAATTCTAATGGTGCAACCTCCAAACCCTATATACGGGGCAACGTATTATCCGCAAGAGGTTACGCAGCTGAAAGATTATATTGAAAGTAAAGACATTGTTTATTTAAATCATTGGGAAAACTGGCCTGACTTAAATGACATCAAAATGAAAGAGTACATAACAGCAAATGGAAGTCCTAATGATAATGGAAACAAAGTTTGGGCAGACTATCTAATCAATTATTTTATTGCAACAAATTAA
- a CDS encoding sugar transferase, producing the protein MSTTRRFSIFLIAMFLVFEVIRMAINRAESTIFQTSSYQRVAVIPKETVYNLYLKRIFDILVASIGLIFATPIILITMLLIKLESPGKALFFQERVGYKGENFHVIKLRSMRSDAEKNGAQWASKNDPRVTKVGAFIRKTRIDELPQLFNVIKGDMSLIGPRPERPEFTEEFERDIPGFKMRLLVKPGLTGWAQVNGGYDITPKEKLEYDLIYIKNMGLLLDLNTAIKTIRVIFTGEGAR; encoded by the coding sequence ATGAGTACCACTAGAAGGTTCTCTATTTTTTTGATAGCCATGTTTTTAGTATTTGAGGTGATAAGGATGGCAATAAATCGAGCAGAGTCAACAATATTTCAAACAAGTTCATATCAACGAGTAGCCGTAATACCGAAGGAAACAGTATATAACTTATATTTAAAACGTATATTTGACATTCTAGTTGCTAGCATTGGCTTAATCTTCGCTACCCCTATTATTTTAATCACAATGTTGTTGATTAAACTGGAATCACCGGGGAAGGCATTGTTCTTTCAAGAGCGTGTTGGTTACAAAGGGGAAAACTTCCATGTTATTAAACTGCGCTCGATGAGATCAGATGCTGAGAAGAATGGTGCTCAGTGGGCAAGTAAAAATGACCCCCGCGTTACAAAAGTGGGAGCATTTATTCGTAAAACACGTATTGACGAGTTACCGCAATTGTTCAACGTGATTAAAGGGGACATGAGCTTAATCGGTCCTCGTCCAGAAAGACCTGAATTCACAGAGGAATTTGAGCGTGACATTCCAGGCTTTAAAATGCGTTTATTAGTCAAGCCGGGCTTAACTGGCTGGGCACAGGTGAATGGCGGGTACGACATTACACCAAAAGAAAAATTGGAATATGATTTAATTTATATAAAAAACATGGGTTTATTATTAGATTTAAACACGGCGATTAAAACAATAAGAGTTATCTTTACAGGTGAAGGTGCAAGGTAG
- a CDS encoding glycosyltransferase, with the protein MKIAVLGPASNVHTKKFLDYYNKQGFDIINISFDSHKDDQDRSHWKNVKTRYLNVGSNKLTYFLTVSTLKKILKEEKPDILHAHYVSSYGVIGALANYHPYVISVWGMDIFDFPKEGALNTYMVKYALKRADMIGSTSEVMKVETAKYTDKSIEVTPFGVNLDVFKPNEVRTESDKVNFGIVKTMTEKYGIRYLLQGYALFKEQVDEATYKNTHLTIVGGGPKLEEYQNLAQELNIADQTTFTGKIPHDQVPNKINEFDVFFVPSTLDSESFGVAAVEAQACEVPVVVANVGGLPEVVLDKQTGFVIPTKDAQAIADKMIYFNNNPEEGKKMGKLGREHVSKHYQWEENAAYMVSLYQKNLL; encoded by the coding sequence ATGAAGATTGCCGTCTTAGGACCAGCAAGCAATGTACACACAAAAAAGTTCCTTGATTACTACAACAAACAAGGCTTTGACATCATCAACATTAGCTTTGACAGCCACAAGGATGATCAAGATCGTTCACATTGGAAAAACGTCAAAACGCGCTACCTTAATGTAGGTTCAAATAAATTAACGTACTTTTTAACGGTATCAACTCTTAAGAAAATATTAAAAGAGGAAAAACCGGATATTCTTCATGCTCACTATGTATCGAGCTATGGAGTAATCGGGGCACTGGCGAATTATCACCCGTATGTGATATCAGTTTGGGGAATGGATATTTTTGACTTCCCAAAAGAAGGTGCTTTAAATACATATATGGTAAAATATGCATTGAAAAGAGCAGACATGATTGGCTCAACCAGTGAAGTCATGAAGGTGGAAACTGCTAAGTATACAGACAAGAGTATTGAAGTGACTCCATTTGGTGTGAACCTTGATGTGTTTAAGCCGAATGAAGTACGTACCGAATCGGACAAGGTCAACTTCGGTATTGTGAAAACGATGACAGAAAAGTACGGTATTCGTTACCTGTTACAAGGGTATGCTCTTTTTAAGGAGCAAGTGGACGAGGCAACGTATAAGAACACCCACCTCACCATTGTTGGGGGAGGTCCAAAGCTTGAGGAATATCAGAATTTGGCTCAAGAGTTAAACATCGCCGACCAAACAACCTTCACAGGAAAAATTCCGCATGACCAAGTCCCGAACAAAATCAACGAGTTCGATGTGTTCTTTGTGCCATCCACTCTTGATAGTGAAAGCTTTGGAGTTGCGGCTGTTGAAGCTCAAGCCTGTGAGGTTCCGGTTGTTGTTGCAAATGTTGGGGGCCTGCCTGAGGTTGTTTTAGATAAGCAAACTGGCTTCGTCATCCCAACAAAGGATGCACAAGCGATCGCAGACAAAATGATTTATTTCAATAACAACCCTGAAGAAGGCAAAAAGATGGGGAAGCTTGGGCGCGAGCATGTGTCAAAGCATTATCAATGGGAGGAAAACGCTGCTTATATGGTTTCCCTCTATCAAAAGAATTTATTATAG
- the tagU gene encoding polyisoprenyl-teichoic acid--peptidoglycan teichoic acid transferase TagU — MRETKKKKRKWLWISLSIIGLLAISIGGYAYYIFQSAADTVASIHEDIDRKVSKKRTEEVVFTEKDPISILLMGVDEREGDRGRSDSLILMTVNPNTNSTQMVSIPRDTRTEIIGKGTQDKINHAYAFGGTEMALNTVENFLDVPVDYFVKINMESFKDTVDAVGGVEVNNTLDFSYDGFDFPKGTITLSGEKALAYTRMRYEDPRGDFGRQDRQRQVIEGVMKKGANITSITKFGDMFNVVRNNVTTNLTFDQMWDIQANYKAASKNLTQYQVKGSGDKINGVYYYIVPEEERLALSQQLKDHLEISSNTASTN, encoded by the coding sequence ATGCGTGAAACAAAGAAAAAGAAACGAAAATGGCTTTGGATTTCACTTAGCATCATTGGCTTATTAGCAATTAGCATTGGAGGCTATGCCTACTATATTTTCCAATCAGCTGCCGATACTGTTGCAAGCATCCATGAAGACATAGATCGAAAAGTATCTAAAAAAAGAACGGAAGAAGTTGTCTTCACTGAAAAAGATCCAATCTCAATCCTACTAATGGGTGTTGATGAACGAGAAGGAGATAGAGGCCGATCTGACTCTTTAATTTTAATGACCGTTAACCCAAATACAAATTCAACTCAAATGGTCAGCATTCCACGTGATACTAGAACGGAAATTATCGGTAAAGGTACTCAAGATAAAATTAACCACGCTTATGCGTTTGGTGGTACAGAAATGGCACTAAATACGGTTGAGAACTTCCTTGATGTTCCTGTAGATTATTTCGTTAAAATTAACATGGAAAGCTTTAAGGATACTGTTGATGCTGTGGGCGGTGTTGAGGTTAACAACACATTAGATTTTTCATACGATGGCTTTGATTTCCCTAAAGGAACAATAACTTTAAGCGGAGAAAAAGCATTAGCTTATACACGTATGCGCTATGAAGATCCTCGCGGAGACTTTGGTCGTCAAGATCGACAAAGACAGGTAATCGAAGGTGTTATGAAAAAAGGAGCGAATATCACGTCCATCACAAAATTCGGAGACATGTTCAATGTTGTCCGTAATAATGTCACAACCAACTTAACTTTCGATCAAATGTGGGACATCCAAGCAAATTATAAAGCAGCAAGCAAAAACCTAACTCAATATCAGGTGAAGGGATCAGGCGATAAAATTAATGGCGTATATTATTATATCGTCCCTGAAGAAGAACGCCTGGCTTTATCTCAGCAACTAAAGGATCATCTTGAGATCTCAAGTAATACAGCAAGTACAAACTAA
- a CDS encoding NAD-dependent epimerase/dehydratase family protein codes for MKVLVTGGCGFIGSHIVDKLIKEKHDVYVVDNLVSGHKKNLDSKVQMMDCDINSDLMEKVIQDFQPEAIIHQAAQVSVAHSINDILYDENVNIRGTVNLIDLARKYGVKKMVFASSAAVYGNPVSLPVDLTHPTNPLSPYGVSKLSVEYYLKMASQTFGLDYTILRYANVYGPRQDAHGEGGVIAIFSDCLANGIAPTIFGDGEQTRDFVYVEDVASANVRALTMGHNQTLNVSSGEEITVNKLFETMQEAAGTSLEVNYKEERSGDIRKSVLCNKVTKEQLNWNPKTSLLQGLQNTLNFYK; via the coding sequence ATGAAGGTTCTTGTAACTGGCGGATGTGGATTTATCGGTTCACATATCGTCGATAAGTTAATCAAAGAAAAACATGATGTATATGTGGTTGATAACCTAGTGTCAGGGCACAAGAAAAATCTTGATTCAAAAGTGCAAATGATGGATTGTGACATCAACAGCGATTTGATGGAAAAAGTAATCCAAGATTTTCAACCTGAAGCAATTATTCATCAAGCTGCACAGGTGAGTGTGGCTCATTCAATAAATGATATATTGTACGATGAAAACGTAAATATACGTGGCACAGTAAATTTAATCGATCTGGCTAGAAAGTATGGAGTGAAGAAAATGGTGTTTGCATCATCTGCAGCTGTTTACGGAAATCCTGTTTCGCTTCCAGTCGATCTTACTCATCCGACTAACCCATTATCTCCATATGGGGTTTCAAAGCTGTCGGTTGAATATTATTTAAAAATGGCTAGTCAAACATTTGGACTAGATTACACCATTTTGCGTTATGCTAACGTATATGGGCCTCGCCAGGATGCACACGGTGAAGGTGGAGTTATTGCGATTTTTTCTGATTGCTTAGCAAATGGAATAGCTCCAACAATCTTTGGTGACGGTGAGCAAACAAGAGACTTTGTTTATGTAGAAGACGTTGCTTCTGCAAATGTTCGTGCATTAACAATGGGTCATAATCAAACATTGAATGTATCTTCTGGAGAGGAAATTACTGTGAACAAGCTTTTTGAAACAATGCAAGAAGCGGCAGGAACTTCTTTGGAAGTCAATTATAAAGAAGAACGAAGCGGAGATATCCGTAAGAGTGTCCTTTGCAACAAGGTGACGAAGGAACAGTTAAACTGGAATCCAAAAACATCACTACTTCAAGGACTACAAAATACATTAAATTTTTATAAGTAA
- a CDS encoding toxic anion resistance protein, translating to MKSELDQLLANPFGEEELQINEVKTEQGEPKQVKLIDVLPEENRQKAIQLAEQIDPKNQQAISLYGSQAQSKLLNFSHSMLDHVQKKDTGEIGEIIGDLMKKLEQVSPDALKPEKRGLISKVFGKLSNSVQEVLTKYQKTGVQIDRISVKLDHAKTGLLKDITVLEQLYEQNKEYFHALNVYIAAGELKIEELETKLIPELKKKAEATQDQMAFQEVNDLMQFADRLEKRTHDLVLSRQITMQSAPQIRLIQSANQALVEKIQSSITTAIPLWKNQVAIALTLLRQKDAVEAQKLVSKTTNDLLLKNAEMLKVNTIETAKENERGLVDVDTLKKVQDHLVSTLEETLRIQAEGRAKRLQAEQDLALMETDLKKKLAGM from the coding sequence ATGAAAAGCGAATTAGATCAGCTGCTTGCCAATCCATTTGGCGAAGAAGAGCTACAAATAAATGAAGTAAAAACAGAGCAAGGAGAACCAAAGCAGGTGAAGCTTATTGACGTTTTACCTGAAGAAAACCGCCAAAAGGCAATTCAGCTTGCTGAGCAAATTGATCCAAAAAACCAACAAGCGATTTCATTATATGGATCACAGGCACAATCAAAGCTATTAAACTTTTCACACTCGATGTTGGATCATGTTCAGAAAAAAGACACCGGTGAAATTGGCGAAATTATCGGTGACTTAATGAAGAAATTAGAGCAAGTAAGCCCTGATGCTCTAAAACCAGAAAAACGTGGACTGATTTCTAAGGTGTTTGGAAAACTATCAAACTCCGTCCAGGAAGTATTAACAAAATACCAAAAAACAGGTGTGCAAATCGATCGCATTAGTGTGAAACTGGATCATGCAAAAACGGGTTTGTTAAAGGACATCACGGTTCTTGAGCAGCTTTACGAACAAAACAAAGAATACTTTCATGCGCTGAACGTCTACATCGCAGCGGGCGAATTAAAAATAGAAGAGCTCGAAACAAAACTAATCCCAGAACTGAAGAAAAAAGCAGAAGCCACACAAGACCAAATGGCGTTTCAAGAGGTAAACGACCTCATGCAATTTGCCGACAGATTAGAAAAACGTACACATGACCTTGTGTTAAGCAGACAAATCACGATGCAAAGCGCCCCGCAAATTCGCTTAATTCAAAGTGCAAACCAAGCGTTGGTTGAAAAAATTCAATCATCCATTACAACGGCTATACCGTTGTGGAAAAACCAAGTGGCCATTGCCTTAACTCTACTGCGCCAAAAAGATGCGGTAGAAGCGCAGAAGCTTGTGTCTAAAACAACAAATGATTTACTTCTGAAAAATGCTGAAATGCTGAAAGTGAACACAATTGAAACAGCCAAAGAAAACGAACGAGGACTAGTAGATGTGGATACATTGAAAAAGGTTCAAGACCACTTAGTGTCTACTCTAGAAGAAACACTCCGTATCCAAGCGGAAGGGCGTGCGAAGCGACTGCAGGCAGAGCAGGACCTTGCGCTGATGGAGACGGATTTGAAGAAAAAGCTGGCGGGGATGTAA
- a CDS encoding glycosyltransferase family 2 protein, protein MDKPLVSIITPSYNSTKFIPATIESVLSQTYQNWEMLIVDDCSKDESRKVIREYTEKDDRIKLIELTENSGAAVARNTAIKAAKGKYVAFLDSDDLWVPTKLEKQIEFMEINDYTFTYSKYQLMDVDGNKLDRVIDVPRSIDYNGLLSNTIIGCLTAVVNIEKTGPIEMPNIRTRQDFALWLSILKRGIKAHGLQEVLAYYRLVPGSISSNKVKAAKQTWKVYREVEKLGLLRSMFSFTGYALNAVKKTYLK, encoded by the coding sequence GTGGACAAGCCATTAGTATCAATCATCACACCTTCTTACAATAGTACAAAGTTTATCCCGGCAACGATTGAGTCTGTCCTCTCGCAAACCTATCAAAACTGGGAAATGCTGATTGTGGATGACTGTTCAAAGGATGAATCAAGAAAAGTCATCCGAGAGTACACAGAAAAAGATGACAGAATCAAGTTAATAGAGTTAACAGAGAACAGCGGTGCTGCTGTTGCACGTAATACGGCGATTAAAGCAGCTAAAGGAAAGTACGTTGCTTTCTTAGACAGTGATGATTTATGGGTGCCTACAAAGCTCGAAAAACAAATCGAGTTCATGGAAATCAATGATTACACGTTTACATATTCGAAGTATCAGTTAATGGACGTTGACGGCAATAAGCTCGACCGCGTGATTGATGTCCCAAGGAGTATCGATTATAACGGTCTACTAAGCAATACGATCATCGGTTGCTTAACAGCCGTTGTGAATATAGAAAAAACAGGTCCAATCGAAATGCCGAACATTCGAACAAGACAAGACTTCGCTCTATGGCTTTCGATTTTAAAACGAGGCATCAAAGCACATGGCCTTCAAGAGGTATTAGCCTATTACCGATTGGTACCGGGCTCAATTTCTAGTAACAAAGTAAAAGCTGCAAAACAAACATGGAAAGTATATCGAGAGGTTGAAAAGCTCGGGCTACTTCGCTCAATGTTTAGTTTTACCGGCTATGCGTTGAATGCAGTTAAAAAAACGTATTTGAAATAG